The proteins below are encoded in one region of Festucalex cinctus isolate MCC-2025b chromosome 2, RoL_Fcin_1.0, whole genome shotgun sequence:
- the ccdc14 gene encoding uncharacterized protein ccdc14 isoform X1: MKGSMKRKVLTSGRLTGGGAKVHQARKRPTFPGRKEPAYSLYSTDPQDEVASLHSGLDRCAVLLSGMLQVDKEEPLTIPPRAMNGGAAKQKSSTRQWTKTSKKHPPKTEHCSNQVPRAKCPPSSSGVKKAHTLQQSHLLPSLRPSQPLHDSVPSQPLTSVLLSVTQSDSALHSTHPSSQRLHAQTDCQSVAIYHRASFNREDVDSVPVKDTDTQCEMRLRAQAYDTKYDPGQPYDSHYDTRGEDISAGKLRTVQYLLGELKTLIAEKGSIAEKLLSLLEMTVSSPQLNSSGLAPEKSADLQTLQNLNAQLHRRVAFLNKQLKEKERQQNTELLCNSQVLNLPEDLADTQARLQELQVVLAEVRKSLLDTKKHLCDREAENALLKSDLETMRAKFVHSEQVKSGVASLAQQRLEQIHLRRIFRSVNASENGMSDEALELNDDQISGTEHITKYLMTLGQPEASYVGGNVHMAAEREEKTPDEAKMTLLEKSPSHPYHHHSQTPSDSFPGVQLSEQQTEKERQRLFDSFLSEGKDTLSPDCSMRSMSTFDTRDEVAFRDGLAALDASIASLQKTIKQDLGR, from the exons ATGAAAGGAAGTATGAAACGAAAG GTATTAACATCTGGAAGGCTGACAGGTGGAGGAGCCAAGGTTCACCAGGCCAGGAAACG ACCCACCTTTCCAGGAAGAAAAGAACCGGCATACTCTTTGTATTCCACAGACCCCCAAGACGAG GTTGCCAGCCTGCACTCAGGGCTGGATCGCTGTGCAGTTTTGCTCTCTGGCATGCTTCAGGTGGACAAGGAAG AACCCTTGACAATACCTCCCAGAGCAATGAATGGGGGTGCTGCCAAACAAAAATCATCCACCAGACAGTGGACAAAGACCAGCAAAAAGCACCCTCCAAAGACAG AACACTGTTCTAATCAAGTTCCAAGAGCAAAATGTCCTCCATCTTCGTCGGGAGTGAAGAAGGCACACACCCTCCAACAGTCTCACTTACTTCCATCACTGCGGCCATCTCAACCTCTTCACGATTCCGTCCCCTCCCAGCCCTTGACCTCCGTCCTCCTCTCTGTGACCCAGTCTGATTCTGCTCTCCACTCCACCCACCCCTCAAGTCAACGGCTTCATGCCCAGACGGACTGCCAGTCAGTTGCCATTTACCACAGGGCCTCCTTTAATCGCGAGGATGTTGATTCTGTGCCTGTGAAAGACACAGACACCCAATGTGAGATGCGTTTGAGGGCGCAGGCCTACGACACAAAGTATGATCCCGGTCAGCCGTATGATAGCCATTATGACACACGTGGGGAGGACATTAGTGCTGGAAAACTAAGGACTGTCCAGTATCTTCTGGGAGAGCTCAAGACTTTGATAGCTGAAAAAG GTAGTATTGCAGAGAAGCTGCTCAGTCTTCTGGAGATGACGGTATCCTCACCACAGTTAAACTCCAGCGGTCTCGCCCCTGAGAAGTCTGCAGACCTGCAGACTTTGCAAAACCTGAACGCTCAGCTTCACAG ACGAGTGGCGTTTCTGAACAAGCAGTTAAAGGAGAAAGAGAGACAACAAAACACAGAACTCCTGTGTAACTCGCAAG TGCTTAATCTTCCAGAAGATCTTGCCGACACTCAAGCCAGACTGCAGGAGCTTCAAGTTGTTCTTGCCGAAGTGCGGAAATCTCTCCTGGACACAAAGAAACATCTATGCGACAGAGAGGCTGAAAATGCGCTGCTGAAATCAG ATTTGGAGACCATGAGAGCCAAATTTGTCCACAGTGAACAAGTAAAGAGTGGAGTGGCCTCACTTGCCCAACAAAGACTGGAACAGATACATCTCAGGAG AATTTTTAGGAGTGTCAACGCATCTGAGAATGGAATGTCTGACGAGGCACTCGAGCTAAATGATGACCAGATCAGTGGCACTGAACACATCACAAAATACCTGATGACCCTGGGCCAACCGGAGGCCTCGTACGTCGGTGGTAATGTACACATGGCTGCAGAGAGGGAGGAGAAAACACCAGATGAAGCGAAAATGACCCTGCTCGAAAAATCACCATCTCATCCATACCATCATCACAGTCAGACACCGAGCGACAGTTTCCCGGGAGTACAATTATCAGAGCAGCAGACTGAAAAAGAGCGGCAGCGGCTGTTTGACTCGTTCCTTTCTGAGGGCAAAGATACTCTGTCGCCCGACTGCAGTATGAGGTCAATGTCAACCTTTGACACGAGAGATGAGGTGGCGTTCCGAGACGGATTGGCAGCTCTGGATGCCAGCATAGCTAGTCTGCAGAAAACAATCAAGCAGGATTTAGGAAGATGA
- the ccdc14 gene encoding uncharacterized protein ccdc14 isoform X2, which yields MLQVDKEEPLTIPPRAMNGGAAKQKSSTRQWTKTSKKHPPKTEHCSNQVPRAKCPPSSSGVKKAHTLQQSHLLPSLRPSQPLHDSVPSQPLTSVLLSVTQSDSALHSTHPSSQRLHAQTDCQSVAIYHRASFNREDVDSVPVKDTDTQCEMRLRAQAYDTKYDPGQPYDSHYDTRGEDISAGKLRTVQYLLGELKTLIAEKGSIAEKLLSLLEMTVSSPQLNSSGLAPEKSADLQTLQNLNAQLHRRVAFLNKQLKEKERQQNTELLCNSQVLNLPEDLADTQARLQELQVVLAEVRKSLLDTKKHLCDREAENALLKSDLETMRAKFVHSEQVKSGVASLAQQRLEQIHLRRIFRSVNASENGMSDEALELNDDQISGTEHITKYLMTLGQPEASYVGGNVHMAAEREEKTPDEAKMTLLEKSPSHPYHHHSQTPSDSFPGVQLSEQQTEKERQRLFDSFLSEGKDTLSPDCSMRSMSTFDTRDEVAFRDGLAALDASIASLQKTIKQDLGR from the exons ATGCTTCAGGTGGACAAGGAAG AACCCTTGACAATACCTCCCAGAGCAATGAATGGGGGTGCTGCCAAACAAAAATCATCCACCAGACAGTGGACAAAGACCAGCAAAAAGCACCCTCCAAAGACAG AACACTGTTCTAATCAAGTTCCAAGAGCAAAATGTCCTCCATCTTCGTCGGGAGTGAAGAAGGCACACACCCTCCAACAGTCTCACTTACTTCCATCACTGCGGCCATCTCAACCTCTTCACGATTCCGTCCCCTCCCAGCCCTTGACCTCCGTCCTCCTCTCTGTGACCCAGTCTGATTCTGCTCTCCACTCCACCCACCCCTCAAGTCAACGGCTTCATGCCCAGACGGACTGCCAGTCAGTTGCCATTTACCACAGGGCCTCCTTTAATCGCGAGGATGTTGATTCTGTGCCTGTGAAAGACACAGACACCCAATGTGAGATGCGTTTGAGGGCGCAGGCCTACGACACAAAGTATGATCCCGGTCAGCCGTATGATAGCCATTATGACACACGTGGGGAGGACATTAGTGCTGGAAAACTAAGGACTGTCCAGTATCTTCTGGGAGAGCTCAAGACTTTGATAGCTGAAAAAG GTAGTATTGCAGAGAAGCTGCTCAGTCTTCTGGAGATGACGGTATCCTCACCACAGTTAAACTCCAGCGGTCTCGCCCCTGAGAAGTCTGCAGACCTGCAGACTTTGCAAAACCTGAACGCTCAGCTTCACAG ACGAGTGGCGTTTCTGAACAAGCAGTTAAAGGAGAAAGAGAGACAACAAAACACAGAACTCCTGTGTAACTCGCAAG TGCTTAATCTTCCAGAAGATCTTGCCGACACTCAAGCCAGACTGCAGGAGCTTCAAGTTGTTCTTGCCGAAGTGCGGAAATCTCTCCTGGACACAAAGAAACATCTATGCGACAGAGAGGCTGAAAATGCGCTGCTGAAATCAG ATTTGGAGACCATGAGAGCCAAATTTGTCCACAGTGAACAAGTAAAGAGTGGAGTGGCCTCACTTGCCCAACAAAGACTGGAACAGATACATCTCAGGAG AATTTTTAGGAGTGTCAACGCATCTGAGAATGGAATGTCTGACGAGGCACTCGAGCTAAATGATGACCAGATCAGTGGCACTGAACACATCACAAAATACCTGATGACCCTGGGCCAACCGGAGGCCTCGTACGTCGGTGGTAATGTACACATGGCTGCAGAGAGGGAGGAGAAAACACCAGATGAAGCGAAAATGACCCTGCTCGAAAAATCACCATCTCATCCATACCATCATCACAGTCAGACACCGAGCGACAGTTTCCCGGGAGTACAATTATCAGAGCAGCAGACTGAAAAAGAGCGGCAGCGGCTGTTTGACTCGTTCCTTTCTGAGGGCAAAGATACTCTGTCGCCCGACTGCAGTATGAGGTCAATGTCAACCTTTGACACGAGAGATGAGGTGGCGTTCCGAGACGGATTGGCAGCTCTGGATGCCAGCATAGCTAGTCTGCAGAAAACAATCAAGCAGGATTTAGGAAGATGA
- the LOC144014509 gene encoding ankyrin repeat domain-containing protein 10-like isoform X1, producing the protein MSIERDFSSDDEAFTRMFPIHRACRDGDVGALLSLYQHHTHLTTEDSHYGWTPIHWAAHCGQLECVIRLVQMGCDVNTVSSRFNQTPTHTAALGGHPRCVLWLSQAGADVNRQDFVGEAPIHKAARAASMECIQVLLIAGAKLHLRNSSGQTAADLARTHGSDDCLRLIANLQEHLLQLSELQGNGERNVNSPVRGPGLLCRKRLQSTFENSQMKKARREVSLQMPHSELEDSMESNCGSHVLPPRPDIAAGMDSVHPPSPVDHDDNEPMKGIPACDEISTRLSWQQGGSPSSHDNSADLCGSLHLTGSPNGCVSHRPELENLLGADYGEFLLYGHYHGYGDTAEELSDRGYIGHKSSQNVEDAMHLCQDA; encoded by the exons ATGTCTATAGAACGAGACTTTTCCAGCGACGATGAGGCGTTCACGAGGATGTTCCCTATCCACCGCGCTTGTCGTGATGGAGATGTTGGAGCTTTGCTGTCACTGTACCAGCATCACACTCATCTAACAACCGAGGACTCCCACTACGGTTGGACCCCCATTCACTGGGCTGCACACTGTGGACAG TTGGAGTGTGTCATACGCTTGGTGCAGATGGGTTGCGACGTGAACACTGTGTCCAGCCGCTTCAATCAAACCCCAACACACACAGCTGCACTTGGAGGGCATCCTCGCTGTGTTTTGTGGCTATCGCAGGCCGGTGCAGATGTCAACCGGCAG GATTTTGTAGGAGAGGCTCCGATCCACAAGGCTGCCAGGGCAGCTTCCATGGAGTGCATCCAAGTTCTGCTGATAGCTGGTGCTAAACTACA CTTGAGGAACAGCAGCGGGCAGACCGCAGCTGACCTCGCACGCACTCACGGCTCCGACGACTGCCTCCGCCTCATCGCCAACTTGCAAGAGCACCTGCTGCAGCTAAGTGAGCTCCAGGGCAATGGAGAAAGAAACGTGAACAGCCCCGTCCGTGGTCCTGGTCTGCTCTGTAGGAAAAGGCTACAGTCTACTTTTGAGAACAGTCAAATGAAGAAGGCAAGGAGAG AAGTGTCACTGCAGATGCCACATTCCGAACTTGAGGACAGCATGGAATCCAACTGTGGAA GTCATGTACTCCCCCCCCGACCAGATATTGCTGCCGGCATGGACAGCGTACATCCACCCTCTCCTGTTGACCACGATGACAACGAACCGATGAAAGGCATTCCCGCCTGCGACGAAATTTCCACACGGTTGTCTTGGCAGCAGGGTGGTTCGCCATCCAGTCACGACAACTCAGCTGACCTGTGCGGCTCACTGCATCTGACAGGAAGTCCCAATGGCTGCGTGTCCCATCGGCCAGAGTTAGAGAACCTACTAGGAGCTGATTACGGTGAATTTCTACTTTATGGACATTATCACGGCTATGGGGACACAGCAGAGGAGTTGTCTGACAGAGGCTACATTGGACACAAGTCCTCTCAAAATGTGGAAGATGCCATGCATCTGTGCCAGGACGCGTAA
- the LOC144014509 gene encoding ankyrin repeat domain-containing protein 10-like isoform X2 has translation MSIERDFSSDDEAFTRMFPIHRACRDGDVGALLSLYQHHTHLTTEDSHYGWTPIHWAAHCGQLECVIRLVQMGCDVNTVSSRFNQTPTHTAALGGHPRCVLWLSQAGADVNRQDFVGEAPIHKAARAASMECIQVLLIAGAKLHLRNSSGQTAADLARTHGSDDCLRLIANLQEHLLQLSELQGNGERNVNSPVRGPGLLCRKRLQSTFENSQMKKARREVSLQMPHSELEDSMESNCGNIAAGMDSVHPPSPVDHDDNEPMKGIPACDEISTRLSWQQGGSPSSHDNSADLCGSLHLTGSPNGCVSHRPELENLLGADYGEFLLYGHYHGYGDTAEELSDRGYIGHKSSQNVEDAMHLCQDA, from the exons ATGTCTATAGAACGAGACTTTTCCAGCGACGATGAGGCGTTCACGAGGATGTTCCCTATCCACCGCGCTTGTCGTGATGGAGATGTTGGAGCTTTGCTGTCACTGTACCAGCATCACACTCATCTAACAACCGAGGACTCCCACTACGGTTGGACCCCCATTCACTGGGCTGCACACTGTGGACAG TTGGAGTGTGTCATACGCTTGGTGCAGATGGGTTGCGACGTGAACACTGTGTCCAGCCGCTTCAATCAAACCCCAACACACACAGCTGCACTTGGAGGGCATCCTCGCTGTGTTTTGTGGCTATCGCAGGCCGGTGCAGATGTCAACCGGCAG GATTTTGTAGGAGAGGCTCCGATCCACAAGGCTGCCAGGGCAGCTTCCATGGAGTGCATCCAAGTTCTGCTGATAGCTGGTGCTAAACTACA CTTGAGGAACAGCAGCGGGCAGACCGCAGCTGACCTCGCACGCACTCACGGCTCCGACGACTGCCTCCGCCTCATCGCCAACTTGCAAGAGCACCTGCTGCAGCTAAGTGAGCTCCAGGGCAATGGAGAAAGAAACGTGAACAGCCCCGTCCGTGGTCCTGGTCTGCTCTGTAGGAAAAGGCTACAGTCTACTTTTGAGAACAGTCAAATGAAGAAGGCAAGGAGAG AAGTGTCACTGCAGATGCCACATTCCGAACTTGAGGACAGCATGGAATCCAACTGTGGAA ATATTGCTGCCGGCATGGACAGCGTACATCCACCCTCTCCTGTTGACCACGATGACAACGAACCGATGAAAGGCATTCCCGCCTGCGACGAAATTTCCACACGGTTGTCTTGGCAGCAGGGTGGTTCGCCATCCAGTCACGACAACTCAGCTGACCTGTGCGGCTCACTGCATCTGACAGGAAGTCCCAATGGCTGCGTGTCCCATCGGCCAGAGTTAGAGAACCTACTAGGAGCTGATTACGGTGAATTTCTACTTTATGGACATTATCACGGCTATGGGGACACAGCAGAGGAGTTGTCTGACAGAGGCTACATTGGACACAAGTCCTCTCAAAATGTGGAAGATGCCATGCATCTGTGCCAGGACGCGTAA
- the LOC144014509 gene encoding uncharacterized protein LOC144014509 isoform X3, which yields MGCDVNTVSSRFNQTPTHTAALGGHPRCVLWLSQAGADVNRQDFVGEAPIHKAARAASMECIQVLLIAGAKLHLRNSSGQTAADLARTHGSDDCLRLIANLQEHLLQLSELQGNGERNVNSPVRGPGLLCRKRLQSTFENSQMKKARREVSLQMPHSELEDSMESNCGSHVLPPRPDIAAGMDSVHPPSPVDHDDNEPMKGIPACDEISTRLSWQQGGSPSSHDNSADLCGSLHLTGSPNGCVSHRPELENLLGADYGEFLLYGHYHGYGDTAEELSDRGYIGHKSSQNVEDAMHLCQDA from the exons ATGGGTTGCGACGTGAACACTGTGTCCAGCCGCTTCAATCAAACCCCAACACACACAGCTGCACTTGGAGGGCATCCTCGCTGTGTTTTGTGGCTATCGCAGGCCGGTGCAGATGTCAACCGGCAG GATTTTGTAGGAGAGGCTCCGATCCACAAGGCTGCCAGGGCAGCTTCCATGGAGTGCATCCAAGTTCTGCTGATAGCTGGTGCTAAACTACA CTTGAGGAACAGCAGCGGGCAGACCGCAGCTGACCTCGCACGCACTCACGGCTCCGACGACTGCCTCCGCCTCATCGCCAACTTGCAAGAGCACCTGCTGCAGCTAAGTGAGCTCCAGGGCAATGGAGAAAGAAACGTGAACAGCCCCGTCCGTGGTCCTGGTCTGCTCTGTAGGAAAAGGCTACAGTCTACTTTTGAGAACAGTCAAATGAAGAAGGCAAGGAGAG AAGTGTCACTGCAGATGCCACATTCCGAACTTGAGGACAGCATGGAATCCAACTGTGGAA GTCATGTACTCCCCCCCCGACCAGATATTGCTGCCGGCATGGACAGCGTACATCCACCCTCTCCTGTTGACCACGATGACAACGAACCGATGAAAGGCATTCCCGCCTGCGACGAAATTTCCACACGGTTGTCTTGGCAGCAGGGTGGTTCGCCATCCAGTCACGACAACTCAGCTGACCTGTGCGGCTCACTGCATCTGACAGGAAGTCCCAATGGCTGCGTGTCCCATCGGCCAGAGTTAGAGAACCTACTAGGAGCTGATTACGGTGAATTTCTACTTTATGGACATTATCACGGCTATGGGGACACAGCAGAGGAGTTGTCTGACAGAGGCTACATTGGACACAAGTCCTCTCAAAATGTGGAAGATGCCATGCATCTGTGCCAGGACGCGTAA
- the hsf2bp gene encoding heat shock factor 2-binding protein isoform X3, with protein sequence MSSAFGGSSLLLCDGAKDGFVRVRKRDLEKLTTEVMQLREFLPKVVNGDLIDMLHKTRVTKTVVKEHLTQEHDNLQQECLHLQSRLEVLQIECQREREEKLLLREQLWQSGAELQQQADYCFSLGSAVCSLLWNCSTSEDMVKQWLADGSLPAFLTVATQTLGSFVRTLDEDVKSRSEDYNTQEYQFVLALAGTITNIAAVTSGRDFLSGSAHDLLDTLIKLLELMKPGAFPKLKVLMLMALYNASISVKGLKYMIENPALLPLIRTLLEDRSWEVCLHSLRLLQSVLLEDVAQPRLGAALLDSDLQARISRFASSVQPSLRLLAQQTLADLQVLMQVQGGQQKKQ encoded by the exons ATGTCTTCGGCATTTGGCGGGTCATCGCTTCTCTTGTGCGATGGAGCTAAG GATGGTTTTGTTCGAGTGAGGAAACGAGACCTGGAAAAATTAACCACAGAGGTCATGCAGTTAAGAGAGTTCCTGCCCAAAGTTGTAAATGGTGATTTGATCGACATGCTACACAAAACTCGAGTAACGAAAACAG tAGTGAAAGAGCATCTTACACAGGAACATGATAATTTACAGCAGGAGTGTCTTCATCTTCAGTCCAGACTGGAGGTGTTGCAAATTGAatgtcagagagagagagag GAGAAATTGCTGTTACGTGAGCAACTCTGGCAGAGTGGAGCCGAGTTGCAGCAACAGGCTGACTACTGCTTCAGTCTTGGTTCTGCAGTCTGCAGCCTTCTGTGGAACTGCTCTACAAGTGAAGACATGGTTAAACAGTGGCTAGCTGAT GGAAGCCTGCCGGCCTTTCTAACGGTGGCCACTCAGACTCTGGGGAGCTTTGTGAGAACTCTCGATGAGGATGTGAAGAGTCGATCTGAGGACTACAATACTCAAGAGTACCAATTTGTTTTGGCGCTAGCTGGAACCATTACAA ACATAGCGGCTGTAACCAGTGGGCGGGACTTCTTGTCCGGCTCAGCACATGATCTGTTGGACACGCTGATAAAGCTGTTAGAACTGATGAAGCCTGGTGCATTCCCCAAACTAAAAGT GTTGATGCTAATGGCTCTCTACAATGCCAGTATCAGTGTGAAGGGGCTCAAGTACATGATTGAGAACCCAGCACTGCTGCCTCTTATTCGGACTCTGCTTGAAG ATAGATCCTGGGAAGTGTGCCTCCACTCCCTGCGTCTCCTGCAGTCAGTGCTACTGGAGGACGTAGCGCAGCCCCGCCTGGGCGCGGCTCTGCTGGATTCAGACCTCCAGGCCCGTATTAGCAGGTTTGCCTCCAGTGTTCAGCCTAGCTTGAGACTGTTAGCTCAGCAGACCTTGGCGGACCTCCAGGTGCTCATGCAG GTTCAAGGAGGTCAACAGAAAAAACAGTGA
- the hsf2bp gene encoding heat shock factor 2-binding protein isoform X1: protein MSSAFGGSSLLLCDGAKDGFVRVRKRDLEKLTTEVMQLREFLPKVVNGDLIDMLHKTRVTKTVVKEHLTQEHDNLQQECLHLQSRLEVLQIECQREREEKLLLREQLWQSGAELQQQADYCFSLGSAVCSLLWNCSTSEDMVKQWLADGSLPAFLTVATQTLGSFVRTLDEDVKSRSEDYNTQEYQFVLALAGTITNIAAVTSGRDFLSGSAHDLLDTLIKLLELMKPGAFPKLKVLMLMALYNASISVKGLKYMIENPALLPLIRTLLEDRSWEVCLHSLRLLQSVLLEDVAQPRLGAALLDSDLQARISRFASSVQPSLRLLAQQTLADLQVLMQVSDWVQFLTGDE, encoded by the exons ATGTCTTCGGCATTTGGCGGGTCATCGCTTCTCTTGTGCGATGGAGCTAAG GATGGTTTTGTTCGAGTGAGGAAACGAGACCTGGAAAAATTAACCACAGAGGTCATGCAGTTAAGAGAGTTCCTGCCCAAAGTTGTAAATGGTGATTTGATCGACATGCTACACAAAACTCGAGTAACGAAAACAG tAGTGAAAGAGCATCTTACACAGGAACATGATAATTTACAGCAGGAGTGTCTTCATCTTCAGTCCAGACTGGAGGTGTTGCAAATTGAatgtcagagagagagagag GAGAAATTGCTGTTACGTGAGCAACTCTGGCAGAGTGGAGCCGAGTTGCAGCAACAGGCTGACTACTGCTTCAGTCTTGGTTCTGCAGTCTGCAGCCTTCTGTGGAACTGCTCTACAAGTGAAGACATGGTTAAACAGTGGCTAGCTGAT GGAAGCCTGCCGGCCTTTCTAACGGTGGCCACTCAGACTCTGGGGAGCTTTGTGAGAACTCTCGATGAGGATGTGAAGAGTCGATCTGAGGACTACAATACTCAAGAGTACCAATTTGTTTTGGCGCTAGCTGGAACCATTACAA ACATAGCGGCTGTAACCAGTGGGCGGGACTTCTTGTCCGGCTCAGCACATGATCTGTTGGACACGCTGATAAAGCTGTTAGAACTGATGAAGCCTGGTGCATTCCCCAAACTAAAAGT GTTGATGCTAATGGCTCTCTACAATGCCAGTATCAGTGTGAAGGGGCTCAAGTACATGATTGAGAACCCAGCACTGCTGCCTCTTATTCGGACTCTGCTTGAAG ATAGATCCTGGGAAGTGTGCCTCCACTCCCTGCGTCTCCTGCAGTCAGTGCTACTGGAGGACGTAGCGCAGCCCCGCCTGGGCGCGGCTCTGCTGGATTCAGACCTCCAGGCCCGTATTAGCAGGTTTGCCTCCAGTGTTCAGCCTAGCTTGAGACTGTTAGCTCAGCAGACCTTGGCGGACCTCCAGGTGCTCATGCAGGTAAGTGATTGGGTGCAATTTCTGACAGGTGATGAGTAA
- the hsf2bp gene encoding heat shock factor 2-binding protein isoform X2, which yields MSSAFGGSSLLLCDGAKDGFVRVRKRDLEKLTTEVMQLREFLPKVVNGDLIDMLHKTRVTKTVKEHLTQEHDNLQQECLHLQSRLEVLQIECQREREEKLLLREQLWQSGAELQQQADYCFSLGSAVCSLLWNCSTSEDMVKQWLADGSLPAFLTVATQTLGSFVRTLDEDVKSRSEDYNTQEYQFVLALAGTITNIAAVTSGRDFLSGSAHDLLDTLIKLLELMKPGAFPKLKVLMLMALYNASISVKGLKYMIENPALLPLIRTLLEDRSWEVCLHSLRLLQSVLLEDVAQPRLGAALLDSDLQARISRFASSVQPSLRLLAQQTLADLQVLMQVSDWVQFLTGDE from the exons ATGTCTTCGGCATTTGGCGGGTCATCGCTTCTCTTGTGCGATGGAGCTAAG GATGGTTTTGTTCGAGTGAGGAAACGAGACCTGGAAAAATTAACCACAGAGGTCATGCAGTTAAGAGAGTTCCTGCCCAAAGTTGTAAATGGTGATTTGATCGACATGCTACACAAAACTCGAGTAACGAAAACAG TGAAAGAGCATCTTACACAGGAACATGATAATTTACAGCAGGAGTGTCTTCATCTTCAGTCCAGACTGGAGGTGTTGCAAATTGAatgtcagagagagagagag GAGAAATTGCTGTTACGTGAGCAACTCTGGCAGAGTGGAGCCGAGTTGCAGCAACAGGCTGACTACTGCTTCAGTCTTGGTTCTGCAGTCTGCAGCCTTCTGTGGAACTGCTCTACAAGTGAAGACATGGTTAAACAGTGGCTAGCTGAT GGAAGCCTGCCGGCCTTTCTAACGGTGGCCACTCAGACTCTGGGGAGCTTTGTGAGAACTCTCGATGAGGATGTGAAGAGTCGATCTGAGGACTACAATACTCAAGAGTACCAATTTGTTTTGGCGCTAGCTGGAACCATTACAA ACATAGCGGCTGTAACCAGTGGGCGGGACTTCTTGTCCGGCTCAGCACATGATCTGTTGGACACGCTGATAAAGCTGTTAGAACTGATGAAGCCTGGTGCATTCCCCAAACTAAAAGT GTTGATGCTAATGGCTCTCTACAATGCCAGTATCAGTGTGAAGGGGCTCAAGTACATGATTGAGAACCCAGCACTGCTGCCTCTTATTCGGACTCTGCTTGAAG ATAGATCCTGGGAAGTGTGCCTCCACTCCCTGCGTCTCCTGCAGTCAGTGCTACTGGAGGACGTAGCGCAGCCCCGCCTGGGCGCGGCTCTGCTGGATTCAGACCTCCAGGCCCGTATTAGCAGGTTTGCCTCCAGTGTTCAGCCTAGCTTGAGACTGTTAGCTCAGCAGACCTTGGCGGACCTCCAGGTGCTCATGCAGGTAAGTGATTGGGTGCAATTTCTGACAGGTGATGAGTAA
- the hsf2bp gene encoding heat shock factor 2-binding protein isoform X4, whose translation MQLREFLPKVVNGDLIDMLHKTRVTKTVVKEHLTQEHDNLQQECLHLQSRLEVLQIECQREREEKLLLREQLWQSGAELQQQADYCFSLGSAVCSLLWNCSTSEDMVKQWLADGSLPAFLTVATQTLGSFVRTLDEDVKSRSEDYNTQEYQFVLALAGTITNIAAVTSGRDFLSGSAHDLLDTLIKLLELMKPGAFPKLKVLMLMALYNASISVKGLKYMIENPALLPLIRTLLEDRSWEVCLHSLRLLQSVLLEDVAQPRLGAALLDSDLQARISRFASSVQPSLRLLAQQTLADLQVLMQVSDWVQFLTGDE comes from the exons ATGCAGTTAAGAGAGTTCCTGCCCAAAGTTGTAAATGGTGATTTGATCGACATGCTACACAAAACTCGAGTAACGAAAACAG tAGTGAAAGAGCATCTTACACAGGAACATGATAATTTACAGCAGGAGTGTCTTCATCTTCAGTCCAGACTGGAGGTGTTGCAAATTGAatgtcagagagagagagag GAGAAATTGCTGTTACGTGAGCAACTCTGGCAGAGTGGAGCCGAGTTGCAGCAACAGGCTGACTACTGCTTCAGTCTTGGTTCTGCAGTCTGCAGCCTTCTGTGGAACTGCTCTACAAGTGAAGACATGGTTAAACAGTGGCTAGCTGAT GGAAGCCTGCCGGCCTTTCTAACGGTGGCCACTCAGACTCTGGGGAGCTTTGTGAGAACTCTCGATGAGGATGTGAAGAGTCGATCTGAGGACTACAATACTCAAGAGTACCAATTTGTTTTGGCGCTAGCTGGAACCATTACAA ACATAGCGGCTGTAACCAGTGGGCGGGACTTCTTGTCCGGCTCAGCACATGATCTGTTGGACACGCTGATAAAGCTGTTAGAACTGATGAAGCCTGGTGCATTCCCCAAACTAAAAGT GTTGATGCTAATGGCTCTCTACAATGCCAGTATCAGTGTGAAGGGGCTCAAGTACATGATTGAGAACCCAGCACTGCTGCCTCTTATTCGGACTCTGCTTGAAG ATAGATCCTGGGAAGTGTGCCTCCACTCCCTGCGTCTCCTGCAGTCAGTGCTACTGGAGGACGTAGCGCAGCCCCGCCTGGGCGCGGCTCTGCTGGATTCAGACCTCCAGGCCCGTATTAGCAGGTTTGCCTCCAGTGTTCAGCCTAGCTTGAGACTGTTAGCTCAGCAGACCTTGGCGGACCTCCAGGTGCTCATGCAGGTAAGTGATTGGGTGCAATTTCTGACAGGTGATGAGTAA